One Sciurus carolinensis chromosome 10, mSciCar1.2, whole genome shotgun sequence genomic window carries:
- the Fabp2 gene encoding fatty acid-binding protein, intestinal, with translation MAFVGTWKVDRSENYDKFMEKMGINLVKRKLAAHDNLKLVISQEGNRFTVKESSNFRSIDIVFELGITFTYSLADGTELSGTWSLEGNKLVGRFKRTDNGKELNTVREITGDELIQTYMYEGVEAKRIFRKE, from the exons ATGGCATTCGTCGGTACTTGGAAAGTGGACCGGAGCGAGAACTATGACAAGTTCATGGAAAAAATGG GGATCAACCTGGTGAAGAGAAAGCTTGCGGCTCATGACAACCTGAAACTGGTCATCTCACAGGAGGGAAACAGATTCACCGTCAAAGAGTCCAGCAACTTCCGAAGCATTGACATTGTTTTTGAACTTGGCATTACCTTCACTTACAGCCTCGCAGATGGAACGGAACTCAGT GGGACCTGGAGCCTCGAGGGAAATAAGCTTGTAGGAAGATTCAAACGCACGGACAATGGAAAGGAACTGAACACTGTCCGAGAAATCACAGGTGATGAGCTCATCCAG ACCTACATGTATGAAGGAGTGGAAGCCAAGAGGATCTTTAGGAAGGAGTGA